From Capsicum annuum cultivar UCD-10X-F1 unplaced genomic scaffold, UCD10Xv1.1 ctg3236, whole genome shotgun sequence, a single genomic window includes:
- the LOC107839900 gene encoding ubiquitin-like domain-containing CTD phosphatase, which translates to MASESSSAVSAVSPVTAEELTLTVKWSGKEHTVRVCCDDTVGELKRRICEVTNVLPKRQKLLYPKVGSKLADDSLLLSQIPLKASLKMTMIGTIEEDIFVDQVESPDIIDDFELELEETVDIKDKEINQQKLRRRIEQHKIVLRNPCRQGKKLLVLDIDYTLFDHRSTAENPLELMRPYLHEFLSAAYTAYDIMIWSATSMRWVELKMGQLGVLNHPNFKITALLDHMAMITVQSDHHGVFDCKPLGLIWAQFPEFYSPQNTIMFDDLRRNFAMNPQSGLVIKPFRKAHANRSTDEELMKLTQYLYAISDIDDLTLLDHRDWEFFDLKSFKRRRRNA; encoded by the exons atggctTCGGAATCATCGTCGGCGGTGTCGGCGGTGTCTCCGGTGACGGCGGAGGAGTTAACTCTGACGGTGAAATGGAGCGGCAAAGAGCACACCGTCAGAGTCTGCTGCGATGACACCGTCGGCGAGTTGAAACGGCGTATATGTGAAGTTACAAATGTTTTGCCCAAGCGGCAGAAACTTTTATATCCAAAAGTTGGTTCAAAACTCGCTGATGATTCTCTTCTTCTCTCGCAGATTCCGCTCAAAGCCTCTCTCAAAATGACGATGATCGG GACAATTGAAGAAGATATATTTGTGGATCAAGTGGAGTCTCCGGATATCATTGATGATTTTGAGCTTGAGCTAGAGGAAACTGTTGATATTAAGGATAAAGAAATCAACCAACAGAAGTTGAGAAGGCGCATTGAGCAGCACAAG ATTGTTCTCCGTAATCCTTGCCGTCAAGGTAAAAAGCTGCTTGTTCTGGATATTGATTATACTTTGTTTGATCACCGGTCAACTGCAGAGAACCCACTCGAACTCATGAGGCCTT ATCTTCATGAGTTTCTCTCTGCTGCTTATACAGCATATGACATCATGATATGGTCGGCTACCAG CATGAGGTGGGTTGAGTTAAAAATGGGACAACTTGGTGTACTCAATCATCCGAACTTCAAAATTACAGCTCTGCTGGACCATATGGCCATGATAACTGTACAATCTGATCATCATGGAGTGTTTGATTGCAAGCCGTTAGGCCTAATTTGGGCTCAATTTCCAGAG TTTTACAGTCCCCAAAACACTATAATGTTTGATGACTTGCGAAGGAACTTTGCGATGAACCCACAAAGTGGGTTGGTTATAAAGCCATTCAGGAAGGCACATGCGAATCGGAGCACTGATGAGGAGCTCATGAAGCTTACTCAATATTTGTATGCAATTTCAGATATTGATGACTTGACCCTTCTCGATCATCGAGACTGGGAGTTCTTCGATTTGAAAAGTTTCAAGAGAAGACGCAGAAATGCCTAA